ATTACGCCGATCACCGCTTCGAGGGGCGGCCCAACCTGGCGGCCGTCGTCAGAGGCACCGGCGGAGGCCGGTCCCTGCTGCTGGCCGGACACATCGACGTCGTCCTTCCCGGCGAGGGGTGGACCCGTGATCCCTTCGGCGCCGAAAGGGCCGACGGGCGCATCTACGGCCGGGGGACGGTGGACATGAAGGGCGGTGTCGCGGCCATGATCATGGCCCTCGAGGCCGTCCTCCGTTCGGGCTTGCGGCCCAAAGGGGACGTGACGGTGGGCACCCTCGTCGACGAGGAGGCCGGCGGCATGGGCACTCTGGCCTTCGTCGACAGGGGCTACGGAGCCGACGGCTGCTTCATGACCGAACCGTCGGGACTCATGGTCAGCCCCCTCTGCCGGGGCATCCTCTGGGGCAAGCTCACCGTCCGGGGCAGAAGCGGCCACATCGAGATGCCCCAGGGCGACTGGCGCGACGGAGGGGCCGTCGACGCCATCGACAAGGCCCGCCTCTTCCTCGATCAGATCGACAGGCTGAACCGTGACTGGAAGGACCGCAAGACCCACCCCCTCCAGCCCACGCCCTGCCAGGTCTATGTCTCCCAGATCGCGGCCGGCGAGTACCCCACCTCCTTCGCCAACAGGGCCGAGATCCACTTCAACGCCCAGTACCTGCCCTCCGAAGCGGACGAGAAGGGGCGGGGGACGGCCGTCCAGGCCGAGATCGAGACCTTCTTCCGCCGCGTCGCCGAGACCGATCCCTGGCTCCGGGAGAATCCCCCCGAGGTGGAATGGCTCATCGACGCCGACTGCGGCGAGATTCCCGGCGACCATCCCTTCGTCACCCTCTGCGCCGAGAGCCTCCGCGCCCTGGGCGTCGATCCCGTCGTCCAGGGGAGTTCGTGCCATACCGACATGGGCTGGTTCATCCGCCGAGGAACGCCGACAGTCAACTTCGGCCCCGGCGACCCCCGCATCGCCCACCACACCGACGAGTTCGTCGAAGAAGAGGAGCTGCTGACGGCCACGAAGGCCATGGCCCTGGCCCTCGTCGACTGGTGCGGCGTCGACGAGGCCTGACGTGACGCCTCAGGGAGTCCCTCAGAAGACCTTCGTTCCCCATATCGGGAGGAGGGAGTACTTCACGATCCTTCTGCTGGGACTGGAGATCCTCCTTTTCGCCCTGCTCTCGGAGCACTTCCTGAGCTGGCGCAACATCAACACGGTCCTGCGGAACGCCACGGACCTGGCCATCGTCAGCATCGGCATGACGCTGGTCATGATTCTCTGCGGCATCGACCTCTCCGTGGGCTCCGCCCTGGGTGTCGTGGCCATCCTCGTGGGGTGGATGCTCGGCGCCCAGTGGAATCCCTGGGTGACCGCCCTGGCCGCCGTCGCCGCCGGAGCCCTGCTGGGCTCGGTGAACGGCGTCCTCATCGCCCTCTTCAACGTCCCCGACATCATCGCCACCATCGGCACGTCGAGCATCCTCCGCGCCGCCGTCTTCATGATGCTCGGCGGCCAGTGGCTCACGGGGATCGATCCCGTCTTCTCCGTCCTCACCCGGGGCCGTCTCTT
The DNA window shown above is from Aminithiophilus ramosus and carries:
- a CDS encoding ArgE/DapE family deacylase, translating into MANISPQGARVLSWIDEHREEVIGFLQDLIRIPSVNPWFTTDGEICREGEAQALVAEKMKALGAEIDLWEPDPADLARYEGHPGYYADHRFEGRPNLAAVVRGTGGGRSLLLAGHIDVVLPGEGWTRDPFGAERADGRIYGRGTVDMKGGVAAMIMALEAVLRSGLRPKGDVTVGTLVDEEAGGMGTLAFVDRGYGADGCFMTEPSGLMVSPLCRGILWGKLTVRGRSGHIEMPQGDWRDGGAVDAIDKARLFLDQIDRLNRDWKDRKTHPLQPTPCQVYVSQIAAGEYPTSFANRAEIHFNAQYLPSEADEKGRGTAVQAEIETFFRRVAETDPWLRENPPEVEWLIDADCGEIPGDHPFVTLCAESLRALGVDPVVQGSSCHTDMGWFIRRGTPTVNFGPGDPRIAHHTDEFVEEEELLTATKAMALALVDWCGVDEA